The Drosophila nasuta strain 15112-1781.00 chromosome 2L, ASM2355853v1, whole genome shotgun sequence genome window below encodes:
- the LOC132794183 gene encoding uncharacterized protein LOC132794183, translated as MCPNQEVDRSLLPDCHIANRVFMYSMLDYLHSGERRSEDVHAELRDRYEVFCQVLHNFPIPLHDELDAGFELRVGSDNNNYECFSEALQQI; from the coding sequence ATGTGTCCCAATCAGGAAGTGGATCGTAGCCTCTTGCCCGACTGCCACATTGCTAATCGCGTGTTCATGTATTCCATGCTGGACTATCTGCATTCGGGGGAGCGGCGCAGCGAAGATGTGCATGCCGAGTTACGTGATCGCTATGAGGTATTTTGCCAAGTGCTTCACAACTTTCCCATTCCGTTGCACGATGAACTCGACGCTGGTTTTGAACTTCGAGTGGGGagcgataacaacaactatgAGTGCTTTTCCGAAGCACTTCAGCAGATCTAG
- the LOC132791908 gene encoding insulin receptor, whose amino-acid sequence MLPNIGYMLLAMCALASLALTSTSVSASSAVGVQSPYEEYRECTSIDIRNNCNNMHKLDNCTVINGFMMITLLPVSTEKCNYSLYSFPKLREVTGYVIFTDVRGLVSIRHMFPNLTVIRGRRLFLNYALGVTAMPNLELLEFPSLVAIQRGHVYIGNNPKLCQLNNLNLDRITLSQGSNHVVPTAINCTNLVGCNGCPSSYCWSNFTCQRFQNDNVAHIDRGTHTCHEECLGGCFNETAAGCMVCRGITNAGVCVKQCPPDKYLLEYHQRCYTREQCAAMKHFTYNGDCVAFCPSGYKANTSSACVPCAATEPCISVCSPDPSDEVIVIYNLGDAEELKGCQIVNSSLYISIRNNVHEERLMESLSSIREIRGHLKIFRTSLTSFKFLENLQRIHGDPLENNHYGIIIYDNNELTELWEPKVRLELVKGGIFMHRNNKLCNMHMKDFQRLVSYDKVLESLQTNDQDVLCGPSKLHLNVQILSHRTIQLIWPKAQTSVELELIYRIVAEGQTAMEELDAPICTRINWQRMLLFEDDLQKNDTHYTYQLDQLQSNTRYACLLRTFGGEIKDEARSEVIYVQTQRDIPKAPSLAIGKSMESVMNLRMSAQDHDYYVLNVYELPDDKAYLEQRDFCKQETVLWQDMDRQYSYSAQEYDECCAHHAEQTEDQHFIDEMKAQYRCSLDAPNNCADIADKKQPQQQLRLAPNKTQYELRNLKRYRLYSLELQACNQFGCSTPTTLNERTNYSLTADLPSTLSACRVPGSNQYIVRFKEPTQSNGIINSYVVHYKSNGSYHGNESHIYCLTRRDHADANYVLSRTLENTYIECAVRVQSMAGSSLSSYVAITWCDKQESQLPSTTMKTTTTTTTTTPTTTTSTSTTTATTATEGRTSHVETVTPVTELVETHSHAHGISIFVICFLFGCGLSLVWLLYKRRCWRKWPGLRRYVPLREQWLRERHQPEDREILVDGFETVRFQNNNNSNSNGNNSINNNSNSSNEY is encoded by the exons atgttgccaaacATCGGCTACATGTTGCTGGCGATGTGTGCCTTGGCATCGCTCGCCTTGACATCAACATCAGTATCAGCGTCATCAGCAGTTGGAGTTCAATCTCCCTATGAAGAGTACAGAGAATGCACTAGCATTGACATTCGtaataattgcaataatatGCATAAACTGGATAATTGTACCGTGATCAATGGCTTTATGATGATAACTTTATTGCCCGTGAGCACTGAAAAATGCAACTACTCCTTGTATTCATTTCCCAAACTTCGCGAAGTGACCGGTTATGTGATATTCACGGACGTGCGCGGTTTAGTGAGCATCCGTCACATGTTTCCCAATCTCACGGTAATACGAGGTCGTCGTCTCTTTCTCAATTATGCACTAGGAGTGACCGCCATGCCTAATCTTGAGCTG CTCGAGTTTCCGTCCCTGGTGGCCATTCAAAGAGGACACGTGTACATTGGCAACAACCCCAAGCTTTGCCAGTTAAATAAT CTTAACTTGGACCGAATCACGTTATCCCAAGGAAGTAATCACGTCGTACCAACAGCCATCAACTGCACAAATCTTGTCGGCTGCAACGGTTGCCCCAGTTCCTATTGTTGGTCGAATTTCACTTGCCAGCGTTTCCAGAACGATAACGTGGCCCATATCGATAG AGGAACACACACCTGTCATGAAGAATGCCTTGGTGGATGTTTCAATGAAACAGCTGCGGGCTGCATGGTGTGCCGGGGAATAACGAATGCGGGCGTATGTGTCAAACAATGTCCGCCGGACAA ATATCTACTGGAGTATCATCAGCGTTGTTATACTCGTGAACAGTGTGCCGCAATGAAACATTTCACCTATAACGGCGACTGTGTAGCATTCTGTCCAAGTGGATACAAGGCAAACACCTCGTCAGCATGCGTCCCTTGTGCTGCAACAGAACCCTGCATTAGTGTCTGTTCACCGGACCCAAGCGATGAGGTCATAGTTATCTATAACTTGGGGGATGCCGAAGAGCTGAAGGGCTGTCAGATTGTGAATAGTAGTCTATATATAAGTATTCGAAATAATGTGCATGAGGAGAGGCTGATGGAGAGTCTGAGCTCCATTCGCGAGATACGTGGTCATCTCAAGATCTTTCG CACCTCGTTGACCAGCTTTAAATTTCTAGAGAACTTGCAACGTATTCACGGCGATCCTCTCGAAAATAATCACTATGGAATAATAATTTACGATAACAACGAGTTGACCGAGCTGTGGGAGCCGAAGGTTCGACTGGAGTTGGTAAAAGGGGGCATTTTTATGCATCGCAACAACAAGTTGTGCAATATGCATATGAAAGACTTTCAGAGACTTGTGTCATACGATAAGGTCCTGGAGTCATTGCAAACGAACGATCAAGATGTGCTCTGTGGTCCCTCTAAGCTGCATCTGAACGTACAG ATACTCTCGCATCGCACGATTCAATTGATTTGGCCAAAAGCTCAAACGAGCGTGGAACTAGAGCTGATCTACAGGATCGTGGCAGAAGGCCAAACTGCTATGGAGGAACTGGATGCTCCGATCTGTACGCGCATTAATTGGCAGCGAATGCTACTCTTTGAGGACGACCTACAGAAGAATGACACACACTACACCTATCAGCTAGATCAATTGCAGTCCAATACACGATACGCGTGCCTTTTGCGCACCTTTGGAGGCGAGATAAAAGACGAAGCACGCAGCGAAGTGATCTACGTCCAGACACAGCGGGACATACCAAAGGCACCGTCACTGGCCATCGGCAAGAGCATGGAGTCTGTGATGAATCTGAGAATGAGCGCCCAGGATCACGATTATTATGTGTTGAATGTCTACGAGTTGCCCGACGATAAGGCGTATCTTGAACAGCGAGACTTCTGCAAGCAAGAAACGGTTTTGTGGCAGGATATGGACCGCCAGTACTCTTATTCAGCTCAAGAGTACGACGAATGTTGTGCTCATCATGCAGAGCAGACGGAAGATCAGCATTTCATTGATGAAATGAAGGCACAGTATCGCTGCAGTCTCGATGCACCCAACAATTGTGCCGATATCGCCGATAAGaagcagccgcaacagcaactgcgacTTGCACCTAATAAAACTCAATACGAACTGCGGAACTTGAAGCGCTATCGCTTGTACTCTCTGGAGCTGCAGGCATGCAATCAGTTTGGCTGCAGCACTCCAACCACGCTAAATGAACGCACAAATTACAGTCTGACTGCAGATTTGCCGTCGACGTTAAGTGCCTGCCGTGTGCCAGGCTCGAATCAGTATATTGTGCGATTCAAGGAGCCAACGCAATCGAATGGTATCATCAACAGCTATGTGGTGCACTATAAGAGCAATGGATCCTACCACGGGAACGAGTCACATATCTATTGTCTGACGCGACGGGATCATGCTGATGCCAACTATGTGCTGTCGAGAACCCTAGAAAACACGTATATAGAGTGTGCGGTCCGTGTGCAATCGATGGCTGGCAGTAGTTTGTCTTCATATGTGGCCATAACCTGGTGCGACAAGCAGGAAAGTCAACTGCCCTCGACGACaatgaagacaacaacaactacaactacaacaacaccaacaacgacgacgtcaacgtcgacgacaacagcaactactGCAACGGAAGGAAGGACTTCACATGTGGAGACGGTAACGCCTGTCACAGAACTGGTGGAAACTCACTCGCATGCCCATGGAATCAGCATATTCGTAATATGCTTTTTATTTGGGTGTGGCCTGTCGCTTGTCTGGCTCCTGTACAAGCGACGATGCTGGCGCAAATGGCCGGGTTTGCGTCGGTATGTGCCGCTACGGGAGCAATGGCTGCGCGAACGCCATCAACCGGAAGATCGCGAAATACTCGTTGATGGCTTTGAGACTGTTCGTTttcagaacaacaacaacagcaacagcaatggtaACAACagcattaacaacaacagcaatagcagcaacgAGTATTAA
- the LOC132792056 gene encoding tRNA-dihydrouridine(20a/20b) synthase [NAD(P)+]-like, with protein MQLPQQRPHHDIAALFAGAKDFLRVSAPMVRYSKLEFRRLLRQNGVQLAFTPMMISDSINNSEKARQNEFSTGLDDLPLIAQFAAKDATEFVTSAQLIYPYADGVDLNCGCPQSWAIAKGYGCGLLRQPEQMRDIVQCLRRTLPAMFSVSVKMRLLQGKDNETSVQKTIELAQQLEHCGVTFLTLHGRTPTQKHSKDTLNVAAMAEVAQSLQIPLIVNGNVESFQDACELHEKTKAAGVMAARGLLANPALFNNEYQLATSTPKGCVEQWLDIAETAGDHLQFQCFHHHLSFMWSNAMKRATRVQFNSLSSRAQVLEFLAEHFDVHPRGRSLGASYTNCTYSHFTPPKHARHLAAEAEDSSWDAGSDGKFFAEFKTNQLSNDNVDDLELDGLFAHED; from the coding sequence ATGCAGTTGCCACAACAAAGACCGCACCATGACATCGCTGCACTTTTTGCCGGTGCAAAAGATTTCCTGCGGGTCAGTGCACCAATGGTGCGATACAGTAAACTGGAATTTCGCAGACTACTTCGACAGAACGGCGTCCAATTGGCGTTTACTCCCATGATGATATCTGATTCTATCAATAACAGTGAGAAAGCGCGCCAGAATGAGTTCAGCACGGGATTGGATGATCTGCCGCTGATAGCACAGTTTGCGGCCAAAGATGCCACTGAATTTGTGACATCCGCTCAGCTTATCTACCCGTATGCAGATGGTGTTGATTTAAATTGCGGCTGTCCACAAAGTTGGGCCATTGCCAAGGGATACGGTTGTGGTTTACTTCGACAACCGGAGCAGATGCGCGACATTGTCCAGTGCCTGCGACGCACGCTCCCCGCAATGTTTAGTGTATCCGTGAAGATGCGATTGTTACAGGGCAAGGACAACGAGACTTCAGTGCAGAAAACCATCGAGTTGGCTCAACAATTGGAGCATTGCGGCGTCACTTTTTTGACGCTCCATGGTCGAACACCGACACAGAAGCACTCCAAGGATACGCTGAATGTGGCAGCCATGGCCGAAGTGGCACAGTCATTGCAAATACCACTAATTGTCAATGGTAATGTTGAAAGCTTTCAGGATGCTTGTGAATTGCACGAGAAAACTAAAGCGGCAGGCGTAATGGCTGCTCGAGGATTACTTGCTAATCCGGCGTTATTCAATAATGAGTATCAGCTGGCTACCAGCACCCCGAAGGGATGTGTGGAACAGTGGTTGGACATTGCAGAGACGGCTGGCGATCATTTGCAGTTTCAGTGCTTTCATCACCATCTCAGCTTCATGTGGAGCAACGCAATGAAACGTGCCACTCGTGTCCAGTTTAACAGCCTTAGCAGTCGAGCCCAAGTGCTTGAATTTCTGGCTGAACACTTTGATGTCCACCCAAGGGGCCGCAGCTTGGGAGCCAGCTATACAAACTGTACATATTCTCACTTTACGCCTCCGAAGCACGCTCGACATCTGGCTGCCGAAGCAGAGGACAGCTCTTGGGATGCCGGAAGCGATGGAAAATTCTTCGctgaatttaaaacaaatcaacTGTCTAACGATAATGTAGACGATCTGGAGCTGGATGGTTTATTCGCACACGAAGACTGA
- the LOC132792141 gene encoding uncharacterized protein LOC132792141, with amino-acid sequence MRRRELQTIQLKLSELKEYEQAKLERAKARQQVHSPRTPTPTSDSDILLLPSSSVPAVLLANSTTSKIEAAAAAANSTPKHNDA; translated from the coding sequence ATGCGCCGCCGAGAACTTCAAACTATACAATTGAAGCTCTCCGAGCTTAAGGAATACGAACAGGCCAAATTGGAGCGAGCAAAGGCGCGCCAACAAGTGCATTCCCCCCGCACGCCAACACCCACCTCGGACAGCGACATCCTCTTGTTGCCCTCCAGCAGTGTGCCGGCTGTTTTGTTAGCAAACAGCACAACAAGCAAAATcgaagctgcagcagctgctgcgaaTTCAACCCCAAAGCATAATGATGCATAA
- the LOC132791980 gene encoding sorting nexin-17, with product MHFSIPDTQEQYAEGASGGSPTYTVYNIYINGNYHCCLRYKQLHALHEQLRRRCTDASLPPFPPKRLLPLSNSQLETRRAALEHYLQIIGQDSRIARLSYLQQFLQRAQLETALAEGSVGNENEQQQLQVEVYTGGHVSPPVVQLLVNCHVQQNASSVLQTVCRALQLPPELMQFFCLYLMRQVEGNPESPLSSPDDPPNVLLLRRLMDFESPFITRLHAQPCQLLLRTCYWNARWDAKLLGNSVALNLLYHQTLSDVAREWIICTPEMRRQLSSLQMQSRPLQYLELVRQLPSYGCLQFGAAQVDYPQLETQALVTIGNRELSLRTARGAKIYETKFRVTRMRCWRVSAMHNTFESRDQPTQLQLSFEYLMSKQTLRWITITSQQAMLMSVSLQGMVDELLHNDNNSSGGSDDEQEASTSRGASESTSSTTSSVSSFTSGTSTTTTTSTAKATTPPVKFLAQHCRQPHNKLTTARTFAAVFFRNDANDAGSTSVRNEAFEGIGDDDL from the coding sequence atgcattTCTCAATACCAGACACACAGGAACAATATGCAGAGGGAGCGAGCGGGGGATCGCCCACGTACACGGTGTACAACATCTACATTAACGGTAACTATCATTGTTGCCTTCGCTACAAGCAGCTGCATGCGTTGCACGAACAGTTGCGTAGGCGTTGCACAGACGCCTCCCTGCCGCCCTTTCCCCCCAAACGGTTGCTACCGCTGAGCAATAGCCAGCTGGAGACACGACGCGCCGCTCTCGAGCACTACTTGCAGATAATTGGACAGGACTCTCGTATTGCACGGCTCTCCTATCTGCAGCAGTTCCTGCAGCGTGCCCAGCTGGAAACTGCGCTGGCCGAGGGCTCGGTGGGCAATGaaaatgagcagcagcagctgcaggtCGAGGTCTACACTGGTGGCCATGTATCGCCTCCTGTGGTACAGTTGCTGGTCAACTGTCATGTGCAACAGAATGCTAGCTCTGTGCTCCAAACAGTCTGTCGAGCACTGCAACTGCCGCCCGAACTGATGCAGTTCTTTTGCCTGTATCTGATGCGACAGGTAGAGGGTAATCCCGAATCTCCATTGTCATCTCCCGATGATCCCCCAaatgtgttgctgctgcgacgcCTGATGGACTTTGAGTCGCCGTTCATAACGCGCCTTCACGCGCAGCCCTGTCAATTGTTATTGCGCACCTGCTACTGGAACGCACGCTGGGATGCCAAGCTTTTGGGCAACAGTGTCGCCCTTAACTTGCTCTACCACCAAACACTATCGGATGTGGCACGTGAGTGGATTATTTGCACGCCAGAGATGCGCCGTCAGCTGAGCAGCCTGCAAATGCAGTCGCGGCCGCTGCAATACTTGGAGCTGGTTCGTCAGCTGCCAAGCTATGGTTGCCTCCAGTTTGGCGCCGCCCAAGTCGATTATCCCCAGCTGGAGACCCAAGCACTGGTCACCATTGGCAATCGAGAACTCAGCTTGCGCACGGCACGCGGTGCCAAAATCTACGAGACCAAGTTTCGGGTGACACGCATGCGTTGTTGGCGAGTTAGTGCCATGCACAACACATTCGAGTCGCGGGATCAACCCACACAACTGCAGCTGTCCTTTGAGTATCTGATGTCGAAGCAAACGCTGCGCTGGATTACAATTACCAGTCAGCAGGCCATGCTGATGTCTGTCTCGCTCCAGGGCATGGTTGACGAGCTGTTGCACAATGATAACAACAGTAGCGGGGGCAGTGATGATGAGCAGGAGGCAAGCACTTCGCGTGGCGCATCAGAGTCCACATCTTCAACAACCAGCTCGGTGTCGTCTTTTACTTCGGgtacatcgacaacaacaactacatcaACTGCGAAGGCGACAACTCCGCCGGTTAAGTTTCTAGCTCAGCATTGCAGGCAACCGCATAACAAGCTGACAACCGCACGAACATTTGCTGCGGTCTTCTTCCGCAACGATGCCAACGATGCTGGGAGCACATCGGTGCGCAACGAAGCATTTGAGGGCATTGGCGACGATGATCTGTAA
- the LOC132798614 gene encoding chymotrypsin-like protease CTRL-1 has translation MTMRSLFAIFIICSIYASIRAEDGEFEKLILPPTYGGASKGNSTDSHSMAARSYVGGQTGSECSFGTECTPLHDCTAMIYEVAKNCYYGDKSLFCGGGEEMPYVCCPSSPLEKNQVCGKSLVQGHFYKGLGSYPFVARVGFKHVNTGAFAYPCAGSIIARRVILTAAHCALAKADGHRLSSVRVGEYDTSSDPDCASTGFCAPRSVNHAISHVIVHPDYKQGQYHHDIALLVLKTPLNYSVATQPICLQKTRANLVVGKRATIAGWGKMSTSSIRQPEMSHLDVPLTSWDLCLRNYGSTGALESPNSIEGQWMCAGGEGKDVCQGFGGAPLFIQENGIFSQIGIMSFGSDNCGGLRIPSVYTSLVYFQEWIHDNTPPE, from the exons ATGACAATGCGTTCCTTGTTCGCAATTTTCATAATCTGCAGCATATATGCAAGTATTCGAGCGGAAGACGGTGAATTTG aaaaattaattttaccACCCACTTATGGAGGAGCATCCAAGGGAAATTCCACTGACAGCCACTCGATGGCTGCTCGTTCCTATGTGGGAGGTCAGACAGGCTCTGAGTGTTCCTTTGGCACAGAGTGCACTCCACTTCACGACTGCACGGCCATGATCTATGAGGTGGCAAAGAACTGTTACTACGGCGACAAGTCGTTGTTCTGTGGAGGTGGAGAAGAGATGCCCTATGTGTGTTGCCCGAGTAGTCCGCTGGAGAAGAACCAGGTCTGTGGCAAGTCTTTGGTGCAAGGACACTTCTACAAGGGACTCGGCTCATATCCATTTGTAGCGCGCGTTGGCTTCAAGC ACGTCAACACGGGAGCATTTGCGTATCCCTGTGCTGGTTCCATCATTGCCCGTCGGGTTATCCTAACCGCCGCGCATTGTGCTTTGGCCAAGGCCGATGGTCATCGTCT ATCATCGGTGCGTGTAGGCGAATATGATACATCCAGCGATCCGGATTGCGCCAGCACTGGTTTCTGTGCTCCACGCTCGGTGAATCATGCGATCAGCCATGTTATTGTGCATCCAGACTACAAGCAAGGGCAATATCATCATGACATTGCGCTGCTCGTGCTAAAAACTCCACTCAACTACTCGG TGGCCACACAGCCAATCTGCTTGCAAAAGACACGCGCCAATTTGGTAGTGGGCAAGCGGGCAACCATTGCCGGCTGGGGCAAGATGTCCACGTCCAGCATACGCCAGCCGGAGATGTCGCACCTGGACGTGCCCTTGACCAGCTGGGATCTTTGTTTGCGCAACTATGGCTCAACGGGAGCTCTCGAGTCGCCCAACTCGATTGAGGGTCAATGGATGTGCGCCGGCGGCGAGGGCAAAGATGTGTGTCAGGGCTTTGGAGGCGCGCCGTTGTTCATCCAGGAGAACGGAATCTTTTCGCAG ATCGGTATAATGTCCTTTGGCTCGGATAACTGTGGCGGATTACGCATACCCAGCGTTTATACCAGTCTGGTCTATTTCCAGGAGTGGATTCACGATAATACGCCGCCCGAATAA